One genomic region from Marinobacter szutsaonensis encodes:
- a CDS encoding CHAD domain-containing protein: protein MKHLFLVRHAKSSWADEALSDHQRPLNSRGESQLAPLGRALVRSGAFGGTIHASDAVRAQQTLAGVVPEGFPDNRVHITPELYTFDYRRLLHWLKALDDGEETVTLIGHNPALLELAEHLLKHPPANLPTAGFVHIGLPDKPWHKMAASKGRLEAFLTPREFSYQQFDRKRKKRARTTGDEPGRDIPEALSHQLQRMRELEPGVKVGLDDEFLHQFRIAIRRSRAITESVEEVTGDKSLDQSIRQLKRNARATSRLRDLHVFLQDLPALCEHNSELQTALGTWAETEADQEHHALVKRLGSKRYRDAMHRWDNQIHSRQFRKLASRLTPKDIRKAVENRIREFNRRTAELLHNSPDDDIHRLRKLLKRIRYLMELDAKGWKQPLKALKYRQELYGRFQDLHVQIELVKAFRMRAPETLPGAVDGLKERLEQQKADARRQILALGGLDGAPV from the coding sequence ATGAAGCACCTGTTTCTCGTACGTCATGCCAAGTCCAGCTGGGCGGATGAAGCCCTCAGCGATCACCAGCGCCCGCTCAACAGCCGTGGCGAAAGCCAGCTCGCTCCGCTTGGCCGGGCACTGGTCCGCAGCGGTGCCTTCGGTGGCACCATTCATGCCAGCGATGCAGTCAGGGCACAGCAGACCCTCGCAGGCGTTGTTCCGGAAGGATTTCCCGACAACCGGGTTCACATCACCCCCGAGCTTTACACCTTCGACTACCGGCGGCTCCTGCACTGGCTCAAAGCCCTGGACGACGGGGAAGAGACCGTCACCCTCATCGGCCATAACCCCGCCCTGCTGGAACTGGCCGAGCACCTGCTAAAGCATCCACCCGCAAACCTGCCCACGGCCGGCTTTGTGCATATAGGGTTACCGGACAAGCCCTGGCACAAGATGGCGGCCAGCAAAGGTCGGCTCGAAGCCTTCCTCACGCCCAGGGAATTCAGCTACCAGCAGTTCGACCGCAAACGGAAAAAACGGGCCCGGACCACCGGCGACGAGCCCGGCCGCGACATTCCCGAGGCGCTGTCACATCAGCTCCAGCGCATGCGGGAACTGGAACCGGGGGTCAAGGTAGGGCTGGATGATGAGTTCCTGCACCAGTTCCGGATTGCCATCCGGCGCAGCCGGGCTATTACCGAATCGGTGGAGGAAGTCACCGGAGACAAATCCCTGGACCAATCGATCAGACAACTCAAGCGTAACGCACGCGCCACCAGCCGGCTCCGGGACCTGCATGTGTTCCTGCAGGATCTACCGGCACTCTGTGAACACAATAGCGAGCTGCAGACTGCCCTCGGCACCTGGGCAGAAACCGAAGCAGACCAGGAGCACCACGCCCTCGTCAAACGGCTTGGGAGCAAGCGCTACCGGGACGCCATGCACCGCTGGGACAATCAGATTCATTCCCGCCAGTTCCGGAAACTGGCCAGCCGGCTGACACCAAAAGACATCCGGAAGGCGGTAGAAAACCGTATAAGGGAGTTCAACAGACGTACCGCCGAGTTGCTCCACAACTCTCCGGATGACGACATTCACCGGCTCCGGAAGCTGCTCAAGCGCATCCGCTACCTGATGGAGCTGGATGCCAAGGGCTGGAAACAGCCACTCAAGGCTCTGAAGTACCGCCAGGAACTCTATGGCCGGTTCCAGGACCTGCATGTGCAGATCGAGCTGGTCAAAGCCTTCAGAATGCGCGCACCGGAAACGCTTCCGGGGGCCGTCGATGGCCTGAAGGAGAGACTGGAACAGCAGAAAGCGGACGCCCGACGCCAGATACTCGCGCTAGGAGGACTCGATGGAGCCCCGGTATGA